DNA sequence from the Acidobacteriota bacterium genome:
GGGGATAGTCGACCACGTTCCGGAGCGCTTCATCGGCTTCGGGCAGCAGGTGGACGAACCCGACGCCGAGGAAGATGCCGCCCGCCAGCGCGTTGCCCAAGGAGAGGTATCGTCGGCTGGCCTGCTGCCTCGCGACGAGGATGGGGATCATTCCGCCGACGATGGCGATCCCGAAGATCGACACGCCGGCGATGATCTTGATGGCAAGCGGGGACATAGGGTGGGACCTCCTCTAGTGCCTGTCCGCTCAGGGCAAGTTGGCCGTCGCTCCCTCGCCGCGTAGAGACGGCGGCAGCAGTTCGGGCCTGGTGAAGAAGTTCGCCTGCACAGCGTGGAGATAGGCGGGGCGCGAGTTCAGACGATCGCGATAAGCAGAAAGCCGCGGACCGATCGGCTCGCCGTAGGCAACCGCCCAGTCCAGGCAACTGCCTAGCAGGATGTCGACACTGGTGAACCGGTCACCGAGCAGGAACTCCCGCCCGTCGGCGAACTCGAGTTCCGCCACCGCCGACTGCTTGGCGAAGCCCTCGCTCGCGGTCTGAATCGCCGCCGGCGCCTCGCCGTAGAGGTACGCGAGGTCGCGGTGCTTGCGGATCACGTAGAGCGTGTGAGCGTCGAGCTCCATCATCACGAAGAACGACCACTGGTCGTAGCGCGCCCGCGCCTCCGTACCGGCGTCTGGAATCAGTCCGTCCGGCTGGCCGTACTCCGCGGCCAGGTAGTTGACGATCGCGGCGCTCTCGGCGAGCACGAGATCGCCATCCTGGAGCAGCGGGATCTTCTGCCGCGGATTGAGCCTGGTGAACTCGTCGGTCTGCGTTTCGCCCGTCCGCGGACCGATCGGCCGGTGCTCGTAGTCCAGTTCCAGCTCAGCGAGCGCCCAGTGAGCGCGGAGCGTCCGCGACGTGCTGCAGCCCCAGAGCACCATCCGTGCATCTCTGGTCTGCTCGACTGTCATCGGCACCCCGAGAGGATGTCACAGAGGCCGTCCTGGCGCGGCGCGTCCTACCGCGATCGGGGCAGCGACACCGCCAGCACGACACCAAGGCAGCCCAGAACGACGATGTAGAAGATGGTCGTCAACACATCGGCGAGGACCGGGAGGTCGACCGGGCCGGCCAGGGACCTCCGCCAGGCCGCGACCGGCAGGCCGACGCCCACCACGGCGAGCGAAATCCACCGCGTCCAGCTGAGTTGACTGCTCTTCTCGGTCATCTTCTTCGTCCGGCTTCCGTGTCGTCGTTCGGCTTCGCTGTTGCCGGGGCGGAGGATGTCACAGATCGGCGACTTTCGCAGCCCGGTAGACTCACGGCACATACACGACATCGCAGTGGGAGGTCCGAATGCAGATCAGACGGCGGAGGTCTTCGTTCTGGAGGGTCTGGGGCACCGCCCTGGTGTCGGTAGGAGCACTCGTGGTGATCGCCGCGGCCGCAGCGCTCATGATGTTCGCGGCATCCGCCGCGGACGCGCAGGAGATCCCGCGGCGGCACGATGGACGCCCAGATCTCTCCGGCACCTACGACATCGCGACCCTGACGCCGGCGCAGCGGCCCGAACGGTTCGGCGATCGGCTCGAACTGACGCCGGAGGAAGCCGCGGCGCTCGCCGAGCACTGGGAGACGAACTTCGACAAGGACCACGCGCCGAGCGACCCGGACCGTGAAGCGCCTCCGGTGGGCGGGACCGGCATCTACGCGCCGGAGTTCACGGGGGCGGCCGGCAAGGTCGGCGGTTACAACGCCTTCTTCGTCGACATCGGCACGGGCGCCTTCCTGCTCGACGGCAAGTACCGCACGTCGATCATCACGGATCCGCCGGACGGCCGCTATCCGCCGCTCAGCGCACTCGGAGAGGAACGAAGCCAGCGAGTGGCACCCTTCCGGCACGAGAACACGGGCACGGCCTGGTGGCTGGACCTTCCCGTGGGCCCCTATGACGATCACGAACTGAGGCCCCTCGCCGAACGCTGCATCCTGACCCGTGGCGCCTCCGGCCCTCCGTCCATGCCGGGCATGTACAACAACCTGAAGACGATCGTGCAGACGGACACCCACGTGATGATCCTGATCGAGTGGATGCACGACGTACGGATCATCCGGCTCGACTCCGAGCACCTGCCGGACACGATCCGGAAGTGGAGCGGCGACTCGATCGGCTGGTGGGAGGGAGACACGCTCGTCGTCGAGACGACGAACTTCCGGGAGATCCCCGGCTCGGTCTCGCGTGGTTCGCGCGACATGCGGGTGACGGAACGGTTCAGCCGCATCGACGCCGAGAACCTGCGCTACGAGTTCACGGTCGAGGATCCCGCCCACGAGACCGCCTGGAGCGGCGAGTACCCGTGGCCGGCGACCCCGAACAAGCTCTACGAGTACGCCTGCCACGAGGGGAACTACTCCTTCGGCAACATCATGCGTGGCGCCAGGCTGCTGGAGCGGGAGGCGATCGGGCAGAGCGCGTCGGGCACCCCGACCGGTTCCGGATCGGGCGACTGAGGCAGGAGGAACGAGCCCATGCCGGACATCAACTTCATCCCCCACCCGCTCGTCGGCACGCCGATGGGCGCCGCGCTCGACCTGTACGTGATCCTGGCGATCCTGTGCTGGCTCACCTCGGTCATCACCCGCGAGTACTCCTGGGTGGACCGCCTCTGGTCGATCTGCCCGCCCGTCTACTGCCTGATCGTGGCCTTCTCCACGGACTTCGAGTTCTCGCGAGTCAACGTGATGACCCTCCTCGTGCTGCTCTGGGGGCTACGCCTCACCTTCAACTTCGCCCGCAAGGGGGGCTACTGGAAGGGCGGCGAGGACTACCGCTGGGCCACCGTCAGGGAGCGCTTCGGCCCCGTCGCCATCCAGGTCATGAACGCGACGATCATCGCGCCCGGCCAGATGCTGCTGATCTGGTGGTTCACGTCGCCGATCCACGCGGCCTGGGAGGCGGGGGACACGCCGCTGGGCGGACTCGACTTCGTCGCCGCCGGGCTGTTCCTTCTCCTCCTGATCGGCGAGACCGTCGCCGACGAGCAGATGTGGGCCTTCCAGCAGGACAAGAAACGCCGGGTCGCGGCCGGCGAGGAAGTCGCTCAACCGTTCATGAATCGCGGCCTCTTCCGAATCTGCCGCCATCCGAACTACCTGTGCGAGATGGGCATGTGGTGTGCTTTCTACCTGTTCGCCGTCGCGGCGTCGGGCGAGTGGCTCCACTGGACCGGTTTCGGCTGTCTGGGACTGATCGGCCTCGTCGTCGGGTCAATACCGCTCGCGGAGTCCATCTCGGCCGCCAGGTATCCGTCGTACCCGGAGTACAAGGCCTCCACTCCCTGCCTCATTCCGGGCTTGCGCCTCGGCAAACCGTAGTACTCTCGCCGACGCTCCGCCCAACCCCGTAAGGAGGAACCACGCGTGATCCGATTGCGTCCTCGGGGGCAGTACGCCCCGCTCGCCACCGCCGCCGCTGCCCTGCTGCTGGCGGTCTTCGTTCTCGCGCCGGCGTACGCCGCCGAGCCGGAACTGCAGCACGCCAAGCCGGCCGACGTCGGCATGGATCCGGCCGGCCTCAAGAAGCTCAACGAGGCGATGCACGGCATGGTCGACGGCGGCAAGCTCGCCGGCGTCGTCACGATGGTCTCGCGCAAGGGCAAGGTGGTCCACTTCGACGCCTACGGCAAGCGGGACATCGAGAACGGCGTTCCCATCGAGAAGGACACGATCTTCCGGATCTACTCGATGACCAAGCCGATCGTCGGGGTCGCAATGATGACCTACTACGACGAGGGCCGCTTCGCGCTCGACGACCCTGTATCGAAGTTGATTCCCGAGTTCAAGGGCCTCAAGGTCGCGAAGGAGGACGGTCCCGACGGCAACCCGATCACGGAAGACGCCGATCATCCGATGACGATGCGGGAACTGATGAACCACACGGCCGGACTGACCTACGGGCTGTTCTCGCGGTCCCAGGTGGACACGCTCTACACGAAGGCGGGCATCATCACGGACCCGAACCAGAACCTGAAGGACATGATCGATAAGCTGGCGAAGATCCCGCTCCGCCAGCAGCCCGGCTCGATGTGGCACTACAGCGTCGCCGTCGACGTCCAGGGCTATGTGCTCGAGGTGCTCGCCGGCAAGCCGCTCGACGAGGTCCTGAACGAGCGGCTCTTCGGGCCCCTGGGCATGAAGGACACCGCTTTCTGGGTGGAGCCGGGCAAGGCGGACCGCTTCTCGCGGATCTACACGCCGAACGCCGAGGGCAAGCTGGTCAGTCCGCCCAATGGCCAGTACCTCCAGAAGCCGAAGTTTCTCTCCGGCGGCGGCGGCCTCGTCGGCACCGCGACCGACTACATGCGCTTCGCCCAGATGCTGGCGAACGGTGGCGAACTGGACGGTGTCCGCATCCTGAAGCCGGAGACGGTAAAGCTGATGCACACCGACCACCTGCCCGAAGGCGTCACCGACATGGGTCCGCTCTACCGCGGCAACCGCTTCGGCCTGGACTTCTCGATCGTCACCGATCCGAACCCGGCGACCGACCATGAGCGCGCCAGGGGCGAGTACTGGTGGTACGGGATCGGCGGCACCTGGTTCGGTATCAACCCGATCCAGGACCTGGTCGTTGTCGGCATGATCCAGAGCCGCGACTTCCAGGCGTCCTCAGCCGCGCGGTGGGCCAGCAAGCGCCTCGCGTACGAAGCGATTGTCGACTGAGCCGCTCCGCCGGCACGCGCCCGGCCAAGAACCCCACGAACCGTCGAGGAGGTAGTCGATGAGTCTGTTTGCCTGGTCGTGGATGTTCCTCATCCTCTACATCGTCGGCATGCTCACGTTCGGCTGGATCGCCAGCCGGCGAATCAGCAACGCGGACGACTTCGCCACCGCCCGCAGCAGCTACGGCCCGTACTTCCTCGCCCTGGCCTTCGCCGCCACGACCGCCAGCGGCGCCACCTTCCTCGGCAGCCCCGGCCTCGGCTACGACTTCGGGATGGCCAGCGTCTGGGGCAAGTTCCTCTATCCGATGGGGGTGTACTTCGGAGTCCTGATCACGATCAGGCTGGTCGCCAACTCCGGCCACAAGTTCGGAAACCGTTCGATCCCGGAGTACCTGGGCGACCGCTACCAGAGCGACGGCGTGCGGCTGCTGGTCTCGGTCTTCTCCCTGGTGCTGTTCTTCTACATCGCCGCACAACTCGTATCGGGGCTGGTCATGTTCGAGACGATGCTCGGGCTCGAGCCGCTGACGGCGCTGATCATCACTTCCGGCGTCCTTCTCGTCTACGTCGTCCTCGGCGGCGCCCACGCCGACATCATCACCGATGGCGTCCAGGGGATGATGATGCTCGGCGTCGCGATCGTGGTGATCGTCATGTTCCTGTTCGCCTCCGGGATGGACGGCGGGCTCGGCGCCCTCGTCAGCAATCTGCGCGAGCAGGATCCGAACCTGGTCGGGCCGCTGAACAGGTCGAACTCCCTGTACGACTCCTGGTGGGCCATTGCCTGCGTCCTGTTCGCCCACATTCCGCTCGGCATGCTGCCCCACATCGGCAACAAGGTGTGGGCGCTCAAGAACGACGGCGACCGGATGCGCTTCGTCAAGCTCGCCTTCGCGGTCGGTCTGACGATGGGCATGCTGGGCCTGGGCGGCATCCTCGCCCGCGGCGTCCTCGGCACCGAACTCATGGAGGCCGGGCGCAACTCGAACGAGGCGCTGCCAGCGCTCTTCATCGAGCTGTTCCCGACCTGGCTGGCGGCCCTGATCGGCGTCGGCATCCTGGCGGCGATCATGTCGACCGCGGACGGCCTCGTCGTCTCGTCATCGCAGATCGTCGCCAACGACATCTACCGGCGCTCGATCGTTCCCAAGTACAGCCCCGACCTGAACGACAAGGAACTCGATCGCCGCGTCCTCGTGATCAGCCGCTGGAGCACGGTCATCGTCCTGGTGCTGTGTACCTGGCTGGCCTGGGCGATGCAGGACATGAACATCGCCCTCCTGGTCTGGGTCGGCACCGGCGGCATGATGGCCGCCTTCGCCGGCCCGCTGGTGGTCGGAGGCCTCTGGCGCGGCGTCACTCTGGCCGGCGCCTACACGGGCCTCGTCAGCGGCATGCTCACCTTCGTTCTGCTGCGTAGCGGCCTGCCGTGGATGATCGTCGACCCCGGCTCGCTCGGTCCGCTGTCGGGCGTAGCAGAGTGGCTCGCGCACTACCAGATCAATCCGTACTCGTGCGCGGTGGTCGGCGAGGTCGTCTCCATCGCCGGGACCTATGTCGTCTCCAAGCTGACGCAGCCACTGCCTGAATCCCACGTCGAGCGGCTGTTCAGCGCGCCGGCCGAGACCGCCGAGGCCGCAGGGGGTTAGGCCCGCAGCGCACCAGGACGGCGCAGTAGACTCGGCGGCAAAGCCGACAGAAGAAGGAGGCACGACATGCGTCGCCACCGAACCACTCGTCTCCGCAACCGGTCGATTCCCGTCCTCGCGGCGCTCGTGTTCCTTGTCGCCACTCCCTCCCTCGTCGCTCAGGAAGCGGCCGGCTGGACCCCGCCGCTCGCAGCCGACGGCAAGCCCGACATTTCGGGGGTCTGGGACTTTCGCACGCTGACACCGCTCCAGCGACCCGAGGACCAGGAAGCGACGATCGACGAGGCCAGGGCCGCGGAGATCGAGACGGCGGCCGTCGAGCGGGCGCGGGCCGCCGATGCGCCAAGCGACCCGGAGAAGCGGAAACTCAAGGCCGGAGACCCGGTGGGCGGCTACAACAACTTCTGGTTCGACCGCGGCGCCAGGGTCGTCGAGGATCTCCGGACGTCGCTGATCATCGACCCGCCGAACGGCCGGCTTCCTGACACTCTCCCCGACGTCAAGCGCCAGACGCGAGGTGATGACAAGCCGATCGACCGCCCGGTCCGGCTCCGCGTAGGTGGTGTCGGACTCGACAGCTACGAGGACCGCGGACTATCCGAGCGCTGCATCCTGGGCTTCAACGCAGGCCCCCCGATCACGCCCGGGGGCTACAACCAGAACATCCAGATCTTTCAGTCCGCGAACCACGTGGCGATCCTGAACGAGATGGTCCACGACAGTCGGATCATTCCCCTCGATGGCCGCGCCCACCTTCCCGACTCGGTGCGGCAGTGGATGGGCGACTCCCGCGGTCGTTGGGAAGGAGACACCCTGATCGTCGAGACGAAGAACTTCTCCGATCTGGTCTCCAGCTTCAGCGGCAGCGTGGCCGGCGCCGTGGGCGACGCCTATGAGATGCACGTCACGGAGAGGTTCCGACGCGTGGACGAGGACACGCTGATGTACGAGTACACGGTGAATGACCCGGCGACCTTCACACGCCCCTTCACCGCCCGTCTGCTGATGAAGAAGGGTGAGGCGCTGTTCGAGTACGCCTGCCACGAGGGCAACTACGGCCTGTTCAACATCCTCTCGGGTGCCCGCGCCAAGGAGGCCGAGGCGGCGGCCGCTACCGGAGGCGAGTAGCGAGCAGGCCGCCCACCGGCTGGAACCGGCGGCGACGACCCGCTGTTCAGTCCCAGTCGGGCAGCGGCTGAGGGCCCGGCACGATGCCGGCGATATCGGGATCCTCCCCGGGCACTGCCTCGGGCGCTTCGAGCGCGGCCTGTTCCTTGTCCAGTTTGCGCTGGGCGCGACGCTCCAGCTTCTCCTGACGCCTCTGACGTTTTCGGATTTCCCGTTGGCGCTTGGCGAACGTCGTTGGTCCGGGTCTAGCCATGGCGATA
Encoded proteins:
- a CDS encoding glutathione S-transferase family protein, with product MTVEQTRDARMVLWGCSTSRTLRAHWALAELELDYEHRPIGPRTGETQTDEFTRLNPRQKIPLLQDGDLVLAESAAIVNYLAAEYGQPDGLIPDAGTEARARYDQWSFFVMMELDAHTLYVIRKHRDLAYLYGEAPAAIQTASEGFAKQSAVAELEFADGREFLLGDRFTSVDILLGSCLDWAVAYGEPIGPRLSAYRDRLNSRPAYLHAVQANFFTRPELLPPSLRGEGATANLP
- a CDS encoding DUF1295 domain-containing protein; translated protein: MPDINFIPHPLVGTPMGAALDLYVILAILCWLTSVITREYSWVDRLWSICPPVYCLIVAFSTDFEFSRVNVMTLLVLLWGLRLTFNFARKGGYWKGGEDYRWATVRERFGPVAIQVMNATIIAPGQMLLIWWFTSPIHAAWEAGDTPLGGLDFVAAGLFLLLLIGETVADEQMWAFQQDKKRRVAAGEEVAQPFMNRGLFRICRHPNYLCEMGMWCAFYLFAVAASGEWLHWTGFGCLGLIGLVVGSIPLAESISAARYPSYPEYKASTPCLIPGLRLGKP
- a CDS encoding serine hydrolase, which codes for MIRLRPRGQYAPLATAAAALLLAVFVLAPAYAAEPELQHAKPADVGMDPAGLKKLNEAMHGMVDGGKLAGVVTMVSRKGKVVHFDAYGKRDIENGVPIEKDTIFRIYSMTKPIVGVAMMTYYDEGRFALDDPVSKLIPEFKGLKVAKEDGPDGNPITEDADHPMTMRELMNHTAGLTYGLFSRSQVDTLYTKAGIITDPNQNLKDMIDKLAKIPLRQQPGSMWHYSVAVDVQGYVLEVLAGKPLDEVLNERLFGPLGMKDTAFWVEPGKADRFSRIYTPNAEGKLVSPPNGQYLQKPKFLSGGGGLVGTATDYMRFAQMLANGGELDGVRILKPETVKLMHTDHLPEGVTDMGPLYRGNRFGLDFSIVTDPNPATDHERARGEYWWYGIGGTWFGINPIQDLVVVGMIQSRDFQASSAARWASKRLAYEAIVD
- a CDS encoding sodium:solute symporter family protein, which codes for MSLFAWSWMFLILYIVGMLTFGWIASRRISNADDFATARSSYGPYFLALAFAATTASGATFLGSPGLGYDFGMASVWGKFLYPMGVYFGVLITIRLVANSGHKFGNRSIPEYLGDRYQSDGVRLLVSVFSLVLFFYIAAQLVSGLVMFETMLGLEPLTALIITSGVLLVYVVLGGAHADIITDGVQGMMMLGVAIVVIVMFLFASGMDGGLGALVSNLREQDPNLVGPLNRSNSLYDSWWAIACVLFAHIPLGMLPHIGNKVWALKNDGDRMRFVKLAFAVGLTMGMLGLGGILARGVLGTELMEAGRNSNEALPALFIELFPTWLAALIGVGILAAIMSTADGLVVSSSQIVANDIYRRSIVPKYSPDLNDKELDRRVLVISRWSTVIVLVLCTWLAWAMQDMNIALLVWVGTGGMMAAFAGPLVVGGLWRGVTLAGAYTGLVSGMLTFVLLRSGLPWMIVDPGSLGPLSGVAEWLAHYQINPYSCAVVGEVVSIAGTYVVSKLTQPLPESHVERLFSAPAETAEAAGG